The sequence AACTCAAAGATTCTTAAATAGAAACAATGAATCAATAAAACAAAATGGAGATACAGGAATTCTTTACTCTACCAGTAAACAGATGTCACATTCAAGACTTGGCATCCTTAATTTCTCACAACTCTTCGAAATTTAGAGTACGATTtcaaaaattatatgaaaaaGAACAAGCAGAGCATGGAATCCTATAAATCAAGCCATCAAGTGGAACAAACCACTGGTTGGCATCAAAAAGTACTTAGCAGAACAATAGCTATGTCACTAAACAGGGGAAATGGATCACACCCATATTAAAAGCATATTAACAGCATATAACACATATTGTACAAATGAATATCACATCAATGAGAAAGGCTTACTTGTCCCATCATTAGCAATATCAACTCTATCGAAACTGAGGATAATATCAGATGGCTTCAGGACCTTGTATTCAGGAGCAGTTGGCTCAATTCTTCTTATACGAACACCTTTCTGATTGGAATTCATCCCCATAGCCATGCGCAGGTCaggattttccatcttctgccaCTCCACTCCAAGACTTGGAAATCCTACAGGTAGAATAATGTCCAGAGTTGCAATAAGGAAATGTAAACTCAGACCACATCAGAGAAACTACAGCTGACCCAAATTTCATTTTGGCATTTAACCCTACCAGTATATTCTCCGTTTTTCTCATAATCTTGAATGAAGTGTGTAATCACAGGTGTTGGTATGACATAGCCAATATTCTCCACATCCTCGTGTTTAAGTGACTGAAATGCAATACCCACACAATTGCCCTTATCATTAAAAGCCGGACCCCCAGAATTTCCTGAATTGATGGCTGCGTCTATCTGCAAAAAGGACCATAAATGAGAGATATCAAAAACTTTTACCTATAAAACAGCTGGAAGACATGAATAATATAATAATTGGATGCCATTTGAATGACCTGGAGTCCCAACAGCTCAGTTGACCCGTGTACATACGACAAAATCTCAATGCGTGACACAACACCACTTGTCACTGATATTGTATCTCCCCCAATGGGATATCCAACAACCGTGACAGCATCTTGAAGAGCAGGCAAAGACCCAAACTCAACCGGTGATACATCTTGCCAGAACTCATCATCCTCAACTGTCAGCATTGCTACACAATCACAAACCAAAATCATAATGAGGACTTCTTTTTAAGCCAATATCTTAGATTGCACAATCAAACGACTCCAACATCATTTGCTGAAAGATAATTAGTTAAGAATGAGAACCTATTCTCATCATAAACCTCACTACAACAATAAGATAGTGTGCTACACAAATCATACTTCAGAATACTCTTATCTAAGCCTCCACATTTGTTTCAATGAAAAGAGCATTCTTTTTTTAATCATAATGAACTTCCTAAGCAATTCGATAACACCCACTTTTAGATCTTCCAAGCTACTTATTGGTGCTATATTCATTGAACACATAAAAACCTCTGTTCCTGCTCCCCTCTCTGCATTTACAACCCAAATACTAAAGATACACCTAACTCCACAGAGGCAGTTCAAAAATGGTACACGATACATATATTTCCATAATGCAAACACACATGCAACTACTAGTGTGCTACTAAAATCATAAATAAACACACATGCAGAACCCTAACATCAATATTATtgcaaaaataacataaaatatcGAAACTTTAATAAACCAGACACATTACCTATATCACATTCGGTCCCAATTGCAAGCACAGTAGCTAAATATTTAGTATCTGATCCACGTTTCTTAAGCTTCACTTGAGTATGATGTTCAACAGAATGGGCATTCGTCAAAACCCTGCGCCCAGCAATGATAAACCCACTACTGCTTGAACTGTACTGTCTCTTCCTCTGCCATGGTAATGAAAAATTAGGTTCTGTATGTACACAAAATACCTTAACAACTGCATCCATTGATGGAACAACTTTTGTAACATTTGGTGGTGCGGATTCACTGATTATACCAAGAGGAACAACTGAGGATGATACATTATTATTAACTTTACCAACAGGGACAGCTGAGGATGATACATTATTATTAAAATTAGGTGAACAAACACCATTAGCCCTAGAATTTCTTCTTAAAACAGCAGTATCAGAATTTTCTACATCATTGCGGGATTTCTTCTTAGGTGGTCTTCCTCTTCCTCTACGAACAACAGAATCTGGTTGCTCTTCTGCAACAACAGGTTCATCTGCTTCTTCGGTATCATCAGCAACTTCAACATCGTTAACTGAGAATACATCATCCACAACCATTGGTGAATCTGGCATTGATTCTGGTACTGGATTTTTAGGTTTTCGACCTCGTTTCATCTTCTCTctgatataaaattagggttttctttttccGGTTCGATTTTAATGACGGGACAGGGCAAGGAGTAGAAATAAAGGAGAGAGCTTGTCGGATTCGTAAATCGAGCGAGTTTTCTGAGAGAGGAAATtatgatttcttttcttttggttttggttttgggttTCTGAACTGACACTGCAGGAACGGGAGAACAAGTGGTCGACGTGGAATAGCTAGTTAGTGATAATTAGCCAGGTGGAAGATGAAGTGCAACTTTTTCTTGAGTCCAAATCCgttcacactcctctaacgagtgtatatttcacatattattttgattggttgattatttaactgatggtcTCATTACccttcatgtttagaatcacgaccctcattacataactccctaaatttaATCAAGGATAGAGATTGAATTGTGAAATACACActcgttaaggagtgtgcacgAATTCGCACTCCTTTTTCTTAAATACAAATCAGCAGTGATAGACACACCGAGGGATTTGTGAGTGCGAATTCGTGCACACATTTCACATTTCAATCTCCacccttgatttaatttagggagttatgtaacgagggtcatgattctaaacatggagaGTAATGGGgtcatcagttaaataatcaaccaatcagaagaagatgtgaaatatacactcgttaaaggagtgtgaacagatttggactTGG comes from Papaver somniferum cultivar HN1 chromosome 7, ASM357369v1, whole genome shotgun sequence and encodes:
- the LOC113297950 gene encoding protease Do-like 9, translating into MKRGRKPKNPVPESMPDSPMVVDDVFSVNDVEVADDTEEADEPVVAEEQPDSVVRRGRGRPPKKKSRNDVENSDTAVLRRNSRANGVCSPNFNNNVSSSAVPVGKVNNNVSSSVVPLGIISESAPPNVTKVVPSMDAVVKVFCVHTEPNFSLPWQRKRQYSSSSSGFIIAGRRVLTNAHSVEHHTQVKLKKRGSDTKYLATVLAIGTECDIAMLTVEDDEFWQDVSPVEFGSLPALQDAVTVVGYPIGGDTISVTSGVVSRIEILSYVHGSTELLGLQIDAAINSGNSGGPAFNDKGNCVGIAFQSLKHEDVENIGYVIPTPVITHFIQDYEKNGEYTGFPSLGVEWQKMENPDLRMAMGMNSNQKGVRIRRIEPTAPEYKVLKPSDIILSFDRVDIANDGTIPFRHGERIGFSYLVSQKYTGENASVKVLRNSKTLVFNVQLAPHKRLIQAHIKGKPPSYFIIAGFVFTAVSVPYLRSEYGKDYEYDAPVKLLEKHLHAMAQTEDEQLVVISQVLVADINIGYEEIVNTQVLAFNGKPVKNLKELAQMVEKCNSEFLKFELEYQQIVVLQTKTAKAATLDILTTHCIPSPVSDDLKT